One window of Gloeocapsa sp. DLM2.Bin57 genomic DNA carries:
- a CDS encoding nitrogenase, producing MTDTHYSFDLFYPLRVGIQRIPVKNAFVARLICQVIPCNCPFEQDVVLFHHILFHIPPLCKLNPLYDELIALRFRALTFLVDVCCEDVSKYC from the coding sequence ATGACAGATACTCACTACTCCTTTGACCTATTTTACCCCCTCCGCGTTGGGATTCAGCGTATTCCTGTCAAAAACGCTTTTGTTGCTCGTTTAATCTGTCAAGTTATCCCCTGTAATTGTCCTTTTGAACAAGATGTGGTCTTATTCCACCATATCCTCTTTCATATCCCCCCTCTGTGTAAACTCAACCCCCTATACGATGAACTGATTGCTTTACGTTTTCGCGCTCTCACTTTTCTGGTTGATGTTTGTTGTGAAGATGTCAGTAAATATTGTTAA